The nucleotide window CGGGCGCATATTGAAGAGTATGAAAACCGTCTGCGTATCGCCTATCAAATTTTCGATGCGCAAAGCGGTAAACGCACCACCACCGGTTACACCATCCAGGTGGCAGTAGAAGAAGCCACTCGCGAAATGTGTTTTGTCAGCCCGGCTATCTTGTTTGAACGTATGGGAGTAACGCCATGAAATGGTTGCCTTTGTTGATGCTGATGCTAAGCCCGCTGGTCAGCGCCGTAACCCTGGATGAACTGCAGCAGCGGTTTATCGGGCAGCCCGTTGTGCGCGCCCACTTCGAGCAAGTGCGTACCATCAAGGATATGCCGCAGCCGCTGCGCTCGCAGGGCGAGATGATGATCGCCCGCGATGACGGCCTGCTGTGGGATCAAAAGGCCCCTTTCCCGATGACGCTGCTGCTGGATGACAAACGGATGGTGCAGACGATCAACGGCCAGCCGCCGCAGACCATTACTGCCGAAAACAATCCGCAGATGTTTCAGTTCAACCACCTTCTGCGGGCGCTGTTCCAGGCCGACCGTAAAGTGCTGGAAGAGAACTTCCGCATCGATTTTAAAGACCTGGGTGAAGGCCGCTGGTCGCTGGTGTTAACGCCAACAACCACACCGCTGGACAAGATTTTCGCCACCCTCGACCTGGGCGGCGCAACCTATCTGGAGTCGATCCGTCTGAACGACAAACAGGGCGATCGCACGGATATTGCCCTTTCCCGCCACCAACTGACGCCCGCCAGCCTGACCGATGACGAACGACAACGCTTTACCGCACCGTAAATCCCTGCGCCCGGCGCTGCTGTGGGCCACGGTATGCCTGATCCTGCTGGGCGTGCTGCTGTCGCTGCTGCCTGGCGCACGCCTGAACAGCAGCGTGCTGGCCATGTTGCCGAAACAGGCGCTTGGGGCGATCCCGCCGGCGCTCAACGACGGGTTTATGCAGCGTCTCGATCGTCAACTGGTCTGGCTGGTCAGCCCCGGTAAGGATCCCGATCCGCGCGTGGCGAAGTACTGGCTGACGCTACTGCAAAGCAGCGGTTCGCTCAACGACGTAAAAGGCCCGATGGATGCCGACGGGCAAAAAGCCTGGGGTGAGTTCTTCTGGCAGCACCGCAACGGCCTGATCGACGCCGCCACCCGCGCCCGTCTGCAAAACGGCGGTGAAGCGCAGGCGCAGTGGATTTTATCCCAGCTTTATTCCGCTTTTTCTGGCGTAAGCGGCAAAGAGCTGCAAAACGATCCGCTGATGCTGATGCGCGGCTCGCAGCTGGCGCTGGCGCAAAACAGCCAGAAGTTGCGGCTGATGGACGGTTGGCTGGTCACTCAGGATGAGGCCGGAAACTATTGGTATCTGCTGCACGGCGAGCTGTCGGGGTCATCCTTCGATATGCAGCAAACCCACCAGCTGGTCACTACCCTTAACGCCCTGCAGAAGACTCTGAAGGCGCACTACCCGCAGGCACAGCTGCTTTCACGCGGCACCGTGTTCTACAGTGATTACGCCAGTCAGCAGGCGAAGCGGGATGTCTCCACGCTGGGTATCGCCACCATTCTGGGGGTGATCCTGTTGATTGTGGCGGTATTCCGCTCTCTGCGCCCGCTGCTGCTGTGCTTGATCTCCATCGCTATCGGCGCGCTGGCGGGTACGGTGGTTACGCTGCTGCTGTTTGGCGAACTGCATCTGATGACGCTGGTGATGAGCATGAGCATCATCGGCATTTCGGCAGATTACACGCTCTACTACCTGACTGAACGGATGGTCCACGGCGCAGAACATTCACCGTGGCAAAGCCTGGCCAGGGTGCGAAACGCTCTGCTGCTGGCGCTACTGACAACCGTCGCAGCATACCTGATCATGATGCTGGCCCCCTTCCCGGGGATCCGCCAGATGGCGGTGTTTGCCGCCGTGGGCCTGAGTGCCTCCTGCCTGACGGTTATTTTCTGGCACCCGTGGCTGTGCCGGGGTTTGCCGGTGCGCCCGGTTCCGGCGATGGTGTTGATGTTACGCTGGCTGGCGGCCTGGCGACGCAATAAAAAGCTTTCCGTGGGTCTGCCTGTCCTGCTGGCACTGGTTTCGGCTGCCGGGATCGCCACCCTGAAAGTGGACGACGATATCGCCCAGTTGCAGGCGCTGCCGCAGGATATCCTGGCGCAGGAGAAAACCATTACCGCCCTGACCGGACAGAGCGTCGATCAGAAATGGTTTGTGGTGTATGGCGCATCGTCCCAGCAAACGCTGGAGCGGCTGGAAGCCTTCACTCCGGCGCTGGCTCAGGCACAAAAAGCGGGTGAAATTACCCGCTGGCGCACCCTGCCGCTGAACTCGATGGCCCGGCAAAACAGCGATCTCACCCTGCTGCGAAACGCCGCCCCGGCGGTCACAAAAGTGCTGCAAAGCGCAGGGCTGACTACCGTATCGCCTAATCTGGACGCGATGCCTGTCAGCGTGGATGCATGGCTCAAAAGCCCGGCCAGCGAAGGCTGGCGTCTGCTGTGGCTGACTCTGCCTGACGGTGAAAGTGGTGTTCTGGTCCCGGTGGACGGCGCGAAAAGCAGCGCTGCGCTCAGTAAACTGGCCGCCAGCCATGAGGGTGTCGTCTGGGTCGATCGCAAAGCCAGTTTCGATAGCCTGTTTGCCCTCTATCGCACGCTACTAACAGGATTACTGTTTGTGGCGCTGGCAGTGATTGCCTGCGGGGCGATGGTCCGTCTCGGCTGGCGCAAAGGGCTTATCAGTCTGGTGCCTTCCGTACTGTCGCTCAGCTGTGGGCTGGCTGCCCTGGCCGTGACGGGCCATACGGTCAATCTGTTTTCGCTACTGGCGCTGGTACTGGTGCTCGGTATTGGCATCAACTACACGCTGTTTTTCAGCAACCCGCGCGGTACGCCCCTGACGTCGATGCTGGCCATTACCCTGGCGATGATGACCACCTTGTTGACGCTGGGCATGCTGGTGTTCAGCGCCACGCAGGCCATCGGCAGCTTTGGTATCGTGCTGGTGAGCGGCATTTTTACCGCCTTCCTGCTGGCCCCGCTGGCGATGCCTGTTAAGAAAGAGAGAAAACGCAAATGAACGCTTTTTACCGCGCCGCCGCGCTGGCTGCGACGCTGCTGCTGGCGGGCTGTAGCCATTCGACCAATACTGAAGGATCGCGTCCGCAGGCCTGGCTCCAGCCGGGCACCAAAGTGACGCTGCCACCGCCGGGCATTACCCCCGCGGTCAGTTCGCAACAGTTGCTGACAGGCAGCTTTAACGGGCAAACGCAGTCTTTGCTGGTGATGCTCAACGCAGATGCGCACAAAGTGACGCTTGCCGGGCTTTCTTCTGTCGGTATTCGTCTGTTCCTGGCGACGTATGATGAAACCGGTATCCACACCGAACAGTCGATCGTCGTGCCGCAATTGCCTCCGGCCAGCCAGGTGCTGGCCGATGTCATGCTCAGCCACTGGCCGCTCAGCGCCTGGCAGCCACAGTTACCGAAGGGCTGGACGCTGAAAGATCATGGCGATCGGCGCGAGTTGCGTAATACCAGCGGCAAGCTAATCACCGAGATTGTCTACCTGCAACGTAAAGGCAAACGCGAGCCGATCAGCATCGAGCAACACGTTTTTAAATACCACATCACCATTCAATATCTGGGTGACTGAGATGATCTACATTTCCGCTGTTGGCATGGTCAACGCGCTGGGCAACTCGCTGGATGAGATTGCCGCTAACCTGACGGCGGGCATCGCTCCGGGTATGCACTGCCGAACGGGCTGGCTGCAGGATCAACCCGAGGCCGTCCTGGGTGGCGTGGAAGGTGAACTGCCGCCCATCCCGGAAGCCTTGTCCGCACACCGTACCCGCAATAACCAGTTATTACTGGCCGCACTGGCGCAAATTCAGTCCACCGTTGATGAGGCTATCAACCGCGTTGGCCGTGACCGCGTGGCGGTTGTGCTTGGCACCAGTACCTCCGGGCTGGATGAAGGTGATGTGCATGTGCGTCGCAGCCTCAACGGTGAAGCCAGCAGCCAATGGCAGTATCCACAACAGGAGCTGGGCGATCCGTCCCGCTTCCTGGCCAACTGGCTGCAGCTGGAAGGCCCGGCATATACCATCTCGACAGCCTGCTCTTCCAGCGCCCGGGCGATCATCAGCGGTCGTCGCCTGATCGACGCCGGACTGGTTGATATCGCCATTGTTGGCGGCGCAGACACGCTTAGCCGAATGCCAGTGAACGGTTTTAACAGCCTCGAATCACTTTCCCCTACGCTCTGCGAGCCATTTGGCCGCGACCGTCGGGGTATCACCATTGGTGAAGCCGCAGCGTTAATGGTGCTGACCCGAGAGCCTGCGGAAGTGGCACTGCTGGGGACAGGGGAATCAAGCGATGCTTACCATATTTCCGCCCCGCACCCGCAAGGCCAGGGAGCCATTCACGCCATTACCCAGGCGCTGAACGAAGCGGGCCTACACGCTGGTGATATCGGCTATATCAACCTGCATGGCACCGCCACGCCACTCAACGACCAAATTGAATCGCAGGTGGTACACGATCTCTTTGGGGAAAACGTGCCCTGCAGTTCCACCAAACATCTTACCGGCCACACGCTGGGGGCTGCCGGTATCACAGAAGCAGCGCTGAGCTGGCTTATCCTGACGCACAATCTGCCGTTACCGCCACAGGATTTCACCCGCTATGCGCCGGACGACACGCTGCCACCGTGCGGAGTGTTGCACAGGAGCATCGCCCTGAAAAAACCGGTCATTTTGTCTAACTCATTCGCATTTGGCGGTAACAACGCCAGCATCCTGCTGGGGAGAGTGTCATGAGCTACTTACCACCTGTTACCTATCTGCCACACGATGCGCCGATGCTGTTGCTGGAGTCCGTTGAACGTGTCACTGACGACACCGCCGTGTGCCGCGTAGCGGTCAACAGGCAAAGCGTACTGGCACCGTTTCTGAATGCGGAGGGTGACCTGCCGGGCTGGTATGCGCTCGAACTCATGGCGCAGACCGTTGGCGTTTGGTCTGGCTGGCATCGTCAGCAGCAAGGACAGGATCATATTGCTCTGGGTATGGTGCTCGGTGCGCGCGAGCTGGTGTGCGCCAGCGGTTATTTTACTGCGGGGGCGACGCTGGAGATCACCGTCAAACTGCTGATGCAGGACGAGCGTTTCGGCAGTTTCGAATGCGCCATTACTGCCGGTGATAAGGTACTGGCCACCGGCCGCGTAAACACTTTCCAGCCGAGTGCAGAAGAATTAACATCGCTTTTTAATCAGGGATTAAACGCATGAGTCGTTCCGTACTGGTCACCGGGGCCAGCAAAGGCATTGGTCGTGCCATCGCCCGCCAGCTTGCCGCTGACGGGTTCACCGTAGGTGTGCATTACCATCGTGACGCCACAGGCGCGCAGGAGACACTGGATGCCATCACCCTGGCTGGCGGCAAGGGTCGTTTACTCTCCTTCGATGTGGGTAACCGCGAGCAATGTCGTGAGGTGATTGAGCAGAACATCGACACCCACGGGGCATGGTATGGCGTGGTCAGTAACGCCGGGATCACACGTGACGGCGCGTTTCCAGCGCTCAGCGAAGACGACTGGGATAGCGTGATCCACACTAACCTCGACAGTTTTTATAATGTCATTCACCCTTGCATTATGCCGATGATCGGCACCCGTCAGGGGGGGCGTATTATCACCTTATCGTCGGTGTCCGGCGTAATGGGCAACCGTGGCCAGGTGAACTACAGCGCGGCAAAAGCGGGCATCATCGGAGCCACCAAAGCACTGGCAATTGAGCTGGCGAAGCGAAAAATCACGGTGAACTGCATTGCGCCCGGGCTAATCAATACCGGGATGATCGAGATGGAAGAAGCCGCACTAAAAGAAGCGATGTCCATCATCCCAATGAAACGTATGGGCCAGGCCGAGGAAGTCGCAGGGCTGGCCAGTTATCTGATGTCAGATATTGCGGGCTACGTCACCCGCCAGGTCATTTCCATTAACGGAGGAATGCTATGACGCGTCGCGTGGTGATTACAGGGATGGGTGGGGTCACTGCCTTTGGCGAAAACTGGCAATCCGTTTCCAGCAGACTGCTGGCGTATGAAAATGCGGTACGCACCATGCCAGAGTGGCAGATTTATGATGGCCTGCACACCCTACTGGGCGCGCCGATTGATGATTTTACCCTACCGGAACACTATACCCGCAAGCGTATCCGTGCCATGGGTCGCGTGTCGTTGATGTCGACCCGCGCCACTGAGTTAGCTCTGGAACAAGCGGGCTTGATTGGCGAAGCCGTGCTCACTAACGGCCAAACCGGTATCGCCTATGGTTCTTCCACTGGCAGTACCGGGCCGGTCAGCGAGTTTGCGACCATGCTCACCGAAAAGCACACCAATAACATCACCGGCACCACCTACGTGCAGATGATGCCACACACCACCGCCGTGAACACGGGCCTGTTCTTTGGCCTGCGTGGTCGTGTTATCCCGACATCAAGCGCCTGTACGTCCGGCAGTCAGGCGATTGGCTACGCCTGGGAAGCGATTCGTCATGGTTATCAAACCGTCATGGTCGCCGGCGGAGCGGAAGAACTTTGCCCTTCTGAAGCGGCGGTTTTCGATACCCTGTTTGCCACCAGCCAGCGCAACGATACGCCTAAAACCACGCCGTCACCATTTGATACTCAGCGCGATGGCCTGGTGATTGGCGAAGGCGCAAGTACCCTCGTTCTGGAAGAGCTGGAGCACGCCAAAGCGCGCGGTGCCACTATTTATGGCGAGATTGTGGGCTTCGCCACTAACTGCGATGCGGCCCATATCACCCAGCCACAGCGCGAAACAATGCAGATTTGCATGGAGCAATCACTGGCGATGGCCGGTTTAAGCGCGCTGGACATGGGGTACATTTCTGCCCACGGTACCGCGACCGATCGCGGTGACATCGCCGAGAGTCTGGCCACCGCCGCGATTTACGGCGACAACGTACCTATCTCATCGCTGAAGAGCTATTTTGGCCACACGCTGGGGGCCTGTGGGGCAATGGAAGCCTGGCTAAGCCTGCAGATGATGCGTGAAGGCTGGTTTATCCCGACACTCAATTTAAGACAACCAGATGAGCAATGTGGCGCTTTAGATTATATTATGGGGGAAGCCCGTCAGATTGATTGCGAGTATCTGCAAAGCAATAACTTCGCATTCGGCGGAATCAATACCTCGATAATCATCAAACGCTGGGCGTAACTATGTACCAGTTTGTACTGGGAAAAATCTCCACCCTTTGCGCGGACCCGCTGGCGTCAACGCTCGCAGACATGGCACCTCAGGGTGCGCGAAATGCCTCCTGGCTGGCGGGCAGGACGCTGCTCGCCAGAACATTATCCCCTTCCCCACTACCCGAAATCGTCTACGGTGAGCAGGGGAAACCGGCCTTCGTGGACGCACACCCGCTCTGGTTTAATTTGAGCCATAGTGGTGACGATATTGCGTTGCTGCTGAGCGATGAAGGTGAAGTGGGCTGCGATATTGAAGTGATACGCCCGCGTGAAAACTGGCAGGCGCTGGCGAATGCCGTCTTCAGTGTGGCGGAACATGCAGAACTGGAGCGCGAGGATCCGGAGGCTAAGCTCTCTGCTTTCTGGGGGATCTGGACGCGTAAAGAGGCGATTGTGAAACAGCGAGGTGGCAGTGCCTGGCAGATTGTCAGTATCGACAGCACCTCTCAGGCACATTCGGTCAGTCAGTTACAGTTTGGTTCGTTGAGCCTTGCCGTCTGCACGGCGACCCCTTATACCCTTACTGCCGGGTCTATTTTTCACCACGGCATGTCTGAGGCATAAAAATCACCAGCACACCCAGAATAATAAATCCGACGCCCATCAGACCTTGCCAGGAGAATTGTTCCTCCCTGCCGGGCAGTAAGATTGCCGCTCCCCACACCAGAATATAGCTGAGGCTCAGCAGGGCATACGCTTTGCTGAGCGCCATGCGATGCAGGGCCAGATACCAGCAGCCCATCGACGCCACATAACCCATCAGCCCCAGCATCAGCGCGCCCGTACCAGATGAGAAATGCCAGAGGGCAGAGATAAACGCGAAAATATCACTGACAGGCGGCAGCGCCAGCATGGCATGACGCAGTAAAAGCTGCGCCGCACTGACTAACACCACGCTGCATAAGGCCCAGAACGCACCTTTCACAGGCTTCCTCCCAGTAAAACAATCCCGACAATAATGAACCCGACGCCCAGCCAGTGATTCATAGCCACCTTTTCATGCCAGAATACCTTCGCCGCCAGCGTTACCCAGACAAAATTAAGGCTCAGCATGGGGTAGGCAATCCCGACAGGAAGACGCTGCAACACCACCAACCAGACCAGCATACCCGTGCCCAGCGCCAGCAGAGCCAGCCCAATCCACAGCATGATATGCAGGCCACGCCGTCCGGCTTTCGCCGGACGGGTTGCTTGTTTCTGGCAAAGTTGTCCTGCGCAGCTTAACAGGCTTGCCAGTATCAGCCAGAACCAGGTCATCACTGTGGCAGATACTGCAGGTAGGCCAGACGGCCCTGAATGTACAGACTGTCCGGTTTTGGCAGGTTAACCCGCTTGAGGTCGTCATTTTTCGACATCAGGATCACCAGCGAGATTTTCCCCTTCTGGCGATGCTCCGCCAGCCATTGTGCGAAATCCTCACGACCCACAAAACGATCTTTCACATCCGGGAAGTCCAGGCCGTATCGCAGTTCGCCACTCTGACCAAACAGAATGATGTCATTACGCTTCAGCTCCCACGCCAGTCCGGAAGCCACCCCGACGTTGTTGGCCAGGACGAAGGTGCTGTCCTGAAGCGGGTCACGCACGGTATCCACCAGCGACTGCGGCTGCTTTGAATCGACCACCAGGTTAGGGATGGCAAAGCCAATCAGCAATGCAATACCGGCAGGACACAGCGCCGCCAGCCACCAGCGCTGTTGGCTCTGTCTGAGGGTAAACCAGCCCACGACAGCCCAGATGAGGAAAGCCACCACCGCACAGAAGACCTTATACAGCTCGACAGACGTCCAGACCGGGTGCTTCGACAATCCCCACGGAGAAACCACCAGCGCCGCCAGCACGCCGATGACGCCAAACGCGAGGTTGATGCCACCGTTAATGCGTAACGCTTTGGCCCCTTTTTCCGCCGCGATGCAGGCATAGCGCGCCATCAGGATCGCCAGCGGGGCAAAGCACGGCAGGATATAGGTTGGCAGTTTGCCTTTGGCAATGCTGAAGAACAGCAGCGGCATCACCACCCATCCGAGCAGATAAAGCCCACCGCCTGCATTCAGCTGTCTTTCACTCCAGCCCAGACGCAGTGCGCCAGGCAGCAGTGCCAGCCACGGCAGGCTTCCTGCAATCAGGAATGGCAGGTAATACCAGAATGGCGCTTTGTGCTGCGCATCACTCTGGGCAAAACGCTGAATATGCTCAACCCAGAAGAAGTAACGCCAGAAATCAGGCTCACGATGGGCAATCGCCAGCCCCCAGGGGAGGACGATTAGCACGCAGCTCAGGATCGCCAGCCCACCAAAAATCAGCACCTCTTTCCAGCGCTTCTGGGCAATCACCCACGGCAACACGCCAATCACCGGTACCGCCAGCGCCAGGAAGCCTTTGGTCATGACCCCCATGCCGCAGGCAAGTCCCAGCAGCACGTAGCCGCCCGCTTTTCCGGTAACCGTTTTTGCCTGCGAAGCCAGCCAGAAGCTGCACATCGCCGCCACCAGCCACAAGGTAATGATGGGATCCAGCACCGCATACGTGCCGATGCCATACACCAGGAACAGGGTTAAGAAGATAAGACCAGAGAAAAGCGCAACGCGCTTATCCCGCCAGAGATACCAGGCCATCCAGATCACCAGCAATACCGTTAACCCGGTCGAGAATATGACGCCCGCGCGCACGGCAAAGTTAGTGTGACCAAACAGCAGTTGCCCGATACTGTTAATCCAGTAGCCGGCAATAGGCTTTTCAAAATAACGCAGACCCAGAAAATGCGGTACAACCCAGTCTCCTGATGCCAACATTTCGCGGCTGATTTCCGCATAACGTGTTTCATCAGGTTGCCATAACAGGCGGATATCGACCGGAATGAGGTAGTAAACGATAAACAGTGCGAGAAGCGCTAAGCCATAACGGGCTGCTTTCATGGTACCGGACTCACGGTTTGTTGATAGCCAAGCCAGCCTTCCCGGCCAGCCATTTCATTACGCACAATTTTGCCACCAGGCAACGTGCTGAGATCGTCTGGCAGCATTTCGCTCAACGGGCAGAACTGAATGCCCTCCTGAGCGGCCATCGTCAACAGTGCATCGAAATCATGCTGATACGCGATCCCTTCCACTTCAGCGTGGATCGTATAGACCGGCGTACCGTTGTCGCGATGAATGCAGTCCAGAATATAGCGGTTAAACCCCTCGGCGCTCACCTCGCGCCCAACCACTTCATCCCAGGTGGGAAGCGTGACCGGGATTTGCACAGTACCCACCTTGTTTTCCCCTAACTGCGGTAAAAACGGGCCAGTACCGCGACAATCGCTATTGTAGCGAAACGCGAAGGGTTCTTTGGCTTTCACCACGCGCTGATCCGCACGCCATCCCGCGACGGCGGAACAACGCACAGGCTGGCAGATAATGGCTTCCAGCTCCATCACGCCGCGCTCGACTTCACGCGTCAGGCGCGAAATGTCCCAGACACCAGCCCAGGCTTGCCAGGCATGGTGATCCCAGGCATGTAAACCCACCTCATGACGCTGCGCTGCTTCGCGAATAATGTCTTCATTACCCGCGCCAATACGCCTGCCAGGCCATGCGGTTCCGGCCAGTAAAATATCCCAGCCGTACAGGGATGCTGCGCGCGAGCGCAGCATTTTGAACAGGAATGCCGGTTTAATCAGACGCCATAAATGGCGTCCCATGTTGTCAGGCCCTACGCTGAAGAAAATACTGGCCCGCACATCGTGTTTGCTCAGCAACTCCAGAAGTTTGGGTACGCCGTCACGCGTACCCCTGAAGGTGTCGACATCAATGCGTAAACCGACCTTCTTCATGATGTCTGTTCCGACAGCTCCACAGTGCGCAGGAAGAAGTCGAGCGTTTCATCAATGGTTTGTTCCATCTTAACGCCCGGTGCCCAGTTCAGGCAGCGCTTCGCATTGCGAATGCTTGGCTTACGGTGCTCAACATCCTGATAGCCTTTACCGTAGTAGCTGCTGCTTTCCACTTCACGGAAGCCCGCAAACGGTGGGAATTTATCGCGCAGTGGGTGGCGTTCAAAGCTTGCCAGCAGCATCTCAGCCAGTTCACGAATGCTCGCTTCGTTATCCGGGTTACCGATGTTGATGATTTCACCGTTGCAACGACCATCTTTGTTTTCGATGATGCGGAACAGCGCTTCAATACCGTCGCTGATATCGGTAAAGCAGCGTTTTTGTTTGCCGCCTTCGATAAGCTTGATCGGGGAACCTTCCACCAGGTTCAGGATCAGCTGGGTGATCGCACGGGAGCTGCCGATACGCGCTGCGTTCAGGTTATCCAGACGTGGACCCATCCAGTTAAACGGACGGAACAGAGTAAAGCGCAGGCCTTCTTTCTCGCCATATGCCCAAATCACGCGATCCAGCAGCTGTTTGGAGACGGAGTAAATCCAGCGCTGTTTGTTGATCGGCCCGACCACCAGGTTAGAGGTGTCTTCGTCGAAGTTTTTGTCGGTACACATGCCGTACACTTCAGAGGTGGACGGGAAGATGATGCGCTTATCGTATTTCACGCAGTCGCGGATAATCTTCAGGTTCTCTTCGAAGTCCAGCTCGAACACGCGCAGCGGGTTACGGGTATATTCAATTGGTGTGGCAATGGCAACCAGCGGCAGCACCACGTCACATTTTTTAATGTGATATTCAATCCATTCGGAATGGATGCTGATATCCCCTTCAACGAAGTGGAAGCGCGGGTTGTCCAGGAAGCGGC belongs to Enterobacter cloacae and includes:
- a CDS encoding outer-membrane lipoprotein carrier protein — encoded protein: MKWLPLLMLMLSPLVSAVTLDELQQRFIGQPVVRAHFEQVRTIKDMPQPLRSQGEMMIARDDGLLWDQKAPFPMTLLLDDKRMVQTINGQPPQTITAENNPQMFQFNHLLRALFQADRKVLEENFRIDFKDLGEGRWSLVLTPTTTPLDKIFATLDLGGATYLESIRLNDKQGDRTDIALSRHQLTPASLTDDERQRFTAP
- a CDS encoding membrane protein produces the protein MTNDNALPHRKSLRPALLWATVCLILLGVLLSLLPGARLNSSVLAMLPKQALGAIPPALNDGFMQRLDRQLVWLVSPGKDPDPRVAKYWLTLLQSSGSLNDVKGPMDADGQKAWGEFFWQHRNGLIDAATRARLQNGGEAQAQWILSQLYSAFSGVSGKELQNDPLMLMRGSQLALAQNSQKLRLMDGWLVTQDEAGNYWYLLHGELSGSSFDMQQTHQLVTTLNALQKTLKAHYPQAQLLSRGTVFYSDYASQQAKRDVSTLGIATILGVILLIVAVFRSLRPLLLCLISIAIGALAGTVVTLLLFGELHLMTLVMSMSIIGISADYTLYYLTERMVHGAEHSPWQSLARVRNALLLALLTTVAAYLIMMLAPFPGIRQMAVFAAVGLSASCLTVIFWHPWLCRGLPVRPVPAMVLMLRWLAAWRRNKKLSVGLPVLLALVSAAGIATLKVDDDIAQLQALPQDILAQEKTITALTGQSVDQKWFVVYGASSQQTLERLEAFTPALAQAQKAGEITRWRTLPLNSMARQNSDLTLLRNAAPAVTKVLQSAGLTTVSPNLDAMPVSVDAWLKSPASEGWRLLWLTLPDGESGVLVPVDGAKSSAALSKLAASHEGVVWVDRKASFDSLFALYRTLLTGLLFVALAVIACGAMVRLGWRKGLISLVPSVLSLSCGLAALAVTGHTVNLFSLLALVLVLGIGINYTLFFSNPRGTPLTSMLAITLAMMTTLLTLGMLVFSATQAIGSFGIVLVSGIFTAFLLAPLAMPVKKERKRK
- a CDS encoding lipoprotein encodes the protein MNAFYRAAALAATLLLAGCSHSTNTEGSRPQAWLQPGTKVTLPPPGITPAVSSQQLLTGSFNGQTQSLLVMLNADAHKVTLAGLSSVGIRLFLATYDETGIHTEQSIVVPQLPPASQVLADVMLSHWPLSAWQPQLPKGWTLKDHGDRRELRNTSGKLITEIVYLQRKGKREPISIEQHVFKYHITIQYLGD
- a CDS encoding beta-ketoacyl-[acyl-carrier-protein] synthase II, which codes for MIYISAVGMVNALGNSLDEIAANLTAGIAPGMHCRTGWLQDQPEAVLGGVEGELPPIPEALSAHRTRNNQLLLAALAQIQSTVDEAINRVGRDRVAVVLGTSTSGLDEGDVHVRRSLNGEASSQWQYPQQELGDPSRFLANWLQLEGPAYTISTACSSSARAIISGRRLIDAGLVDIAIVGGADTLSRMPVNGFNSLESLSPTLCEPFGRDRRGITIGEAAALMVLTREPAEVALLGTGESSDAYHISAPHPQGQGAIHAITQALNEAGLHAGDIGYINLHGTATPLNDQIESQVVHDLFGENVPCSSTKHLTGHTLGAAGITEAALSWLILTHNLPLPPQDFTRYAPDDTLPPCGVLHRSIALKKPVILSNSFAFGGNNASILLGRVS
- a CDS encoding 3-hydroxy-fatty acyl-ACP dehydratase; the protein is MSYLPPVTYLPHDAPMLLLESVERVTDDTAVCRVAVNRQSVLAPFLNAEGDLPGWYALELMAQTVGVWSGWHRQQQGQDHIALGMVLGARELVCASGYFTAGATLEITVKLLMQDERFGSFECAITAGDKVLATGRVNTFQPSAEELTSLFNQGLNA
- the fabG gene encoding 3-ketoacyl-ACP reductase codes for the protein MSRSVLVTGASKGIGRAIARQLAADGFTVGVHYHRDATGAQETLDAITLAGGKGRLLSFDVGNREQCREVIEQNIDTHGAWYGVVSNAGITRDGAFPALSEDDWDSVIHTNLDSFYNVIHPCIMPMIGTRQGGRIITLSSVSGVMGNRGQVNYSAAKAGIIGATKALAIELAKRKITVNCIAPGLINTGMIEMEEAALKEAMSIIPMKRMGQAEEVAGLASYLMSDIAGYVTRQVISINGGML
- a CDS encoding beta-ketoacyl-ACP synthase II; the protein is MTRRVVITGMGGVTAFGENWQSVSSRLLAYENAVRTMPEWQIYDGLHTLLGAPIDDFTLPEHYTRKRIRAMGRVSLMSTRATELALEQAGLIGEAVLTNGQTGIAYGSSTGSTGPVSEFATMLTEKHTNNITGTTYVQMMPHTTAVNTGLFFGLRGRVIPTSSACTSGSQAIGYAWEAIRHGYQTVMVAGGAEELCPSEAAVFDTLFATSQRNDTPKTTPSPFDTQRDGLVIGEGASTLVLEELEHAKARGATIYGEIVGFATNCDAAHITQPQRETMQICMEQSLAMAGLSALDMGYISAHGTATDRGDIAESLATAAIYGDNVPISSLKSYFGHTLGACGAMEAWLSLQMMREGWFIPTLNLRQPDEQCGALDYIMGEARQIDCEYLQSNNFAFGGINTSIIIKRWA
- the acpT gene encoding 4'-phosphopantetheinyl transferase AcpT; the encoded protein is MYQFVLGKISTLCADPLASTLADMAPQGARNASWLAGRTLLARTLSPSPLPEIVYGEQGKPAFVDAHPLWFNLSHSGDDIALLLSDEGEVGCDIEVIRPRENWQALANAVFSVAEHAELEREDPEAKLSAFWGIWTRKEAIVKQRGGSAWQIVSIDSTSQAHSVSQLQFGSLSLAVCTATPYTLTAGSIFHHGMSEA
- the arnF gene encoding putative 4-amino-4-deoxy-L-arabinose-phosphoundecaprenol flippase subunit ArnF; its protein translation is MKGAFWALCSVVLVSAAQLLLRHAMLALPPVSDIFAFISALWHFSSGTGALMLGLMGYVASMGCWYLALHRMALSKAYALLSLSYILVWGAAILLPGREEQFSWQGLMGVGFIILGVLVIFMPQTCRGEK
- the arnE gene encoding putative 4-amino-4-deoxy-L-arabinose-phosphoundecaprenol flippase subunit ArnE, which translates into the protein MTWFWLILASLLSCAGQLCQKQATRPAKAGRRGLHIMLWIGLALLALGTGMLVWLVVLQRLPVGIAYPMLSLNFVWVTLAAKVFWHEKVAMNHWLGVGFIIVGIVLLGGSL